A window of Oncorhynchus kisutch isolate 150728-3 linkage group LG10, Okis_V2, whole genome shotgun sequence contains these coding sequences:
- the LOC109883671 gene encoding myosin-binding protein C, fast-type-like isoform X20: MQERMQVTWTSVPSSKKREKKARDEPKEDVDVWEILKDAKPCDYEKIAFDYGITDLRGLLKRLKKMKKVEPKKSDAFLKKLEQCYSVDKGKRTQMHVELHDPNVQVKWLKNGVEIKPSAKYVFECVGNKRTLTINKSNLSDDAAYECVVGEEKSFTEVFVKEPPVTITKLLDDVHVVVGEKVEFECEVSEEGANVKWMKDGVELTKDGKYRIKKDGKKHTLVINEATIEDIGMYYVYTNGGESKGELEVEAKELEVLQSIADLSVKACEQAMFKCEVSDEKVVGKWFKDGVEVKPGNRIKMSHIGRIHKLTIDDVKPQDDGNYTFVPEGYALSLSAKLNFIEIKIEYVPRQDPPKIHLDTSSTGSKNTIVVVAGNKLRLDVEITGEPVPTVCWMKGDTVISEAEGRVRVETRTTLSSFVIEGAERTDEGQYSIIVTNPAGEDRAELTVKIVDVPNPPENVRCMGVGEDTATITWDPPKFDGGAPIKGYLMERKKQGSSRWTKLNFEVFESTTYEAKKMIEGVFYEMRVFAVNGIGISQPSGNSKPFMPIAPTSEPTRLTVEDVTDSTCALKWRPPERVGAGGVDGYIIEWCKEGEDNWVEANKEPVDKNTYRVKGLPTGEKLLFRVVAMNIAGRSPPCTMKQSVIIREIMEYPKIRLPRQLRTKFIRKVGEKINLVIPFQGKPRPVVNWLKDGEPLENKSVGIRTSDFDTILFIRSAERDHSGTYTLSVQIDNMQDKADIHIQIVDKPGPPINVMVTDVWGFNAALEWKPPKDTGNTDITGYTIQKADKKTQGWFTVYEHNRRPSCTASDLVMGNEYSFRVFSENICGLSDEVAFSKNTAIIGKTDLEYNKPAFKEKDMSSSPKFTAPLVDRVVVAGYSTAISCAVRAYPKAKIVWMKNKMIIGEDPKFLMQNNQGVLTLNIRKPGQFDGGKYSCKAINDLGEDEVECRLEVRVLKEKKEGDEEKK; encoded by the exons ATGCAGGAGAGGATGCAGGTGACCTGGACTTCAGTGCCCTCCTCAAAAAAA aggGAAAAAAAGGCGAGGGACGAGCCCAAAGAGGATGTGGATGTGTGGGAGATCCTGAAGGATGCTAAGCCATGTGACTATGAGAAGATTGCCTTTGACTACGGCATCACAGACCTCAGGGGCCTGCTCAAGAGACTGAAGAAGATGAAGAAGGTGGAACCCAAGAAGAGTGACg cctTCCTGAAGAAGCTAGAGCAATGTTACTCTGTGGACAAGGGCAAGAGGACCCAGATGCATGTTGAGCTCCATGACCCCAACGTTCAGGTCAAATGGCTGAAGAACGGAGTGGAGATCAAACCCTCTGCCAA GTATGTGTTTGAGTGCGTGGGCAACAAACGGACACTCACCATCAACAAGAGCAACCTGTCTGACGATGCAGCCTATGAGTGTGtggtgggagaggagaagagcttCACTGAAGTCTTTGTCAAAG AGCCCCCGGTCACCATCACCAAGCTGCTGGACGATGTGCATGTAGTGGTGGGAGAGAAGGTGGAGTTTGAGTgtgaggtgtcagaggaaggagcCAACGTCAAATG gatgaaagatggagttgagcTGACCAAGGATGGGAAGTACAGGATAAAGAAGGATGGGAAGAAACACACTCTGGTCATCAATGAAGCAACCATAGAGGACATCGGAATGTACTATGTTTACACTAATGGGGGAGAATCCAAAGGAGAACTGGAAGTGGAAG CCAAGGAGCTGGAGGTTCTGCAGAGTATAGCTGACCTGTCGGTGAAGGCGTGTGAACAGGCCATGTTCAAGTGTGAGGTGTCTGATGAGAAGGTGGTGGGCAAGTGGTTCAAGGATGGTGTGGAGGTCAAACCCGGCAACCGCATCAAGATGTCACACATCGGAAG GATCCACAAGCTGACGATTGATGACGTGAAGCCGCAGGACGATGGAAACTACACCTTTGTCCCTGAAGGATACGCACTCTCCCTCTCCGCTAAACTCAACTTCAttg AAATCAAGATCGAATATGTTCCACGCCAAG ACCCTCCCAAAATCCACCTGGACACTAGTAGCACGGGCAGCAAGAACACCATTGTTGTGGTGGCTGGCAACAAGCTCCGCCTTGATGTGGAGATCACAGGAGAGCCTGTCCCCACTGTGTGCTGGATGAAAGGAGACACT GTGATATCGGAGGCAGAGGGCAGAGTGAGGGTGGAAACCAGGACCACTCTGAGCAGCTTTGTCATTGAGGGGGCGGAGCGGACAGACGAAGGCCAGTACTCCATCATAGTGACCAACCCAGCCGGAGAGGACAGGGCTGAGCTCACCGTCAAGATTGTTG ATGTGCCTAACCCTCCAGAGAACGTCAGATGTATGGGAGTTGGCGAGGACACAGCCACCATTACATGGGATCCCCCCAAATTTGACGGGGGTGCGCCCATCAAAG GCTACCTGATGGAGAGGAAGAAGCAGGGTTCCTCCAGGTGGACCAAGCTGAACTTTGAGGTGTTTGAGTCAACCACGTACGAGGCTAAGAAGATGATTGAGGGTGTTTTTTATGAGATGAGAGTGTTTGCTGTCAACGGGATCGGGATCTCCCAGCCCAGCGGCAACTCAAAGCCCTTCATGCCCATAG cccctacCAGTGAGCCCACTCGTCTGACGGTGGAGGATGTGACAGACAGCACCTGTGCCCTGAAGTGGCGTCCTCCAGAGAGGGTTGGAGCAGGGGGCGTTGACGGGTACATAATCGAGTGGTGCAAAGAAGGAG AGGATAACTGGGTAGAAGCCAATAAGGAGCCAGTGGACAAGAACACGTACCGTGTGAAGGGGCTGCCAACAGGAGAGAAGCTCTTGTTCAGAGTGGTGGCTATGAACATCGCTGGACGCAGCCCCCCCTGCACCATGAAACAGTCTGTCATCATCAGAGAGATCATGG AGTACCCAAAGATCCGCCTGCCTCGCCAGCTAAGAACCAAGTTCATCAGGAAAGTGGGCGAGAAGATCAACCTGGTCATCCCCTTCCAG GGGAAGCCTCGCCCCGTGGTCAACTGGCTGAAAGATGGTGAGCCCCTGGAGAATAAGTCGGTGGGCATCCGCACCAGTGACTTTGACACCATCCTGTTCATCCGCTCGGCAGAAAGGGACCACTCTGGGACGTACACCCTGTCTGTCCAGATAGACAACATGCAGGACAAGGCTGACATACACATCCAGATCGTAG acaagccaGGTCCTCCTATAAATGTGATGGTAACAGATGTGTGGGGTTTCAATGCTGCTCTGGAGTGGAAGCCCCCCAAAGACACAGGCAACACTGATATCACCGGCTACACCATCCAGAAGGCTGACAAGAAGACCCAG ggtTGGTTCACAGTGTACGAGCACAACCGCCGGCCCAGCTGCACAGCGTCTGACCTGGTCATGGGGAACGAGTACTCCTTCCGTGTGTTCAGTGAGAACATCTGTGGCTTGAGCGATGAGGTGGCCTTCAGCAAGAACACTGCCATCATAGGAAAAACAG ATCTGGAGTACAACAAACCAGCCTTCAAAGAGAAGGACATGAGCAGCTCCCCCAAGTTTACAGCTCCCCTAGTGGACAGGGTTGTTGTTGCAGGCTACAGTACTGCCATCAGCTGTGCTGTCCGGGCCTACCCTAAg gCTAAGATAGTGTGGATGAAGAACAAGATGATCATCGGAGAGGATCCTAAATTCTTGATGCAGAACAACCAGGGGGTGTTGACCCTGAACATCAGGAAGCCCGGCCAGTTTGACGGGGGCAAGTACTCCTGTAAGGCCATCAACGACCTGGGGGAGGACGAGGTGGAGTGCAGGCTGGAAGTCCGAG TCTTAAAGGAGAAGAaagaaggagacgaggagaagaaaTGA
- the LOC109883671 gene encoding myosin-binding protein C, fast-type-like isoform X19: MPSSDREMQERMQVTWTSVPSSKKREKKARDEPKEDVDVWEILKDAKPCDYEKIAFDYGITDLRGLLKRLKKMKKVEPKKSDAFLKKLEQCYSVDKGKRTQMHVELHDPNVQVKWLKNGVEIKPSAKYVFECVGNKRTLTINKSNLSDDAAYECVVGEEKSFTEVFVKEPPVTITKLLDDVHVVVGEKVEFECEVSEEGANVKWMKDGVELTKDGKYRIKKDGKKHTLVINEATIEDIGMYYVYTNGGESKGELEVEAKELEVLQSIADLSVKACEQAMFKCEVSDEKVVGKWFKDGVEVKPGNRIKMSHIGRIHKLTIDDVKPQDDGNYTFVPEGYALSLSAKLNFIEIKIEYVPRQDPPKIHLDTSSTGSKNTIVVVAGNKLRLDVEITGEPVPTVCWMKGDTVISEAEGRVRVETRTTLSSFVIEGAERTDEGQYSIIVTNPAGEDRAELTVKIVDVPNPPENVRCMGVGEDTATITWDPPKFDGGAPIKGYLMERKKQGSSRWTKLNFEVFESTTYEAKKMIEGVFYEMRVFAVNGIGISQPSGNSKPFMPIAPTSEPTRLTVEDVTDSTCALKWRPPERVGAGGVDGYIIEWCKEGEDNWVEANKEPVDKNTYRVKGLPTGEKLLFRVVAMNIAGRSPPCTMKQSVIIREIMEYPKIRLPRQLRTKFIRKVGEKINLVIPFQGKPRPVVNWLKDGEPLENKSVGIRTSDFDTILFIRSAERDHSGTYTLSVQIDNMQDKADIHIQIVDKPGPPINVMVTDVWGFNAALEWKPPKDTGNTDITGYTIQKADKKTQGWFTVYEHNRRPSCTASDLVMGNEYSFRVFSENICGLSDEVAFSKNTAIIGKTDLEYNKPAFKEKDMSSSPKFTAPLVDRVVVAGYSTAISCAVRAYPKAKIVWMKNKMIIGEDPKFLMQNNQGVLTLNIRKPGQFDGGKYSCKAINDLGEDEVECRLEVRVLKEKKEGDEEKK, encoded by the exons ATGCCTTCAAGCGATC GGGAGATGCAGGAGAGGATGCAGGTGACCTGGACTTCAGTGCCCTCCTCAAAAAAA aggGAAAAAAAGGCGAGGGACGAGCCCAAAGAGGATGTGGATGTGTGGGAGATCCTGAAGGATGCTAAGCCATGTGACTATGAGAAGATTGCCTTTGACTACGGCATCACAGACCTCAGGGGCCTGCTCAAGAGACTGAAGAAGATGAAGAAGGTGGAACCCAAGAAGAGTGACg cctTCCTGAAGAAGCTAGAGCAATGTTACTCTGTGGACAAGGGCAAGAGGACCCAGATGCATGTTGAGCTCCATGACCCCAACGTTCAGGTCAAATGGCTGAAGAACGGAGTGGAGATCAAACCCTCTGCCAA GTATGTGTTTGAGTGCGTGGGCAACAAACGGACACTCACCATCAACAAGAGCAACCTGTCTGACGATGCAGCCTATGAGTGTGtggtgggagaggagaagagcttCACTGAAGTCTTTGTCAAAG AGCCCCCGGTCACCATCACCAAGCTGCTGGACGATGTGCATGTAGTGGTGGGAGAGAAGGTGGAGTTTGAGTgtgaggtgtcagaggaaggagcCAACGTCAAATG gatgaaagatggagttgagcTGACCAAGGATGGGAAGTACAGGATAAAGAAGGATGGGAAGAAACACACTCTGGTCATCAATGAAGCAACCATAGAGGACATCGGAATGTACTATGTTTACACTAATGGGGGAGAATCCAAAGGAGAACTGGAAGTGGAAG CCAAGGAGCTGGAGGTTCTGCAGAGTATAGCTGACCTGTCGGTGAAGGCGTGTGAACAGGCCATGTTCAAGTGTGAGGTGTCTGATGAGAAGGTGGTGGGCAAGTGGTTCAAGGATGGTGTGGAGGTCAAACCCGGCAACCGCATCAAGATGTCACACATCGGAAG GATCCACAAGCTGACGATTGATGACGTGAAGCCGCAGGACGATGGAAACTACACCTTTGTCCCTGAAGGATACGCACTCTCCCTCTCCGCTAAACTCAACTTCAttg AAATCAAGATCGAATATGTTCCACGCCAAG ACCCTCCCAAAATCCACCTGGACACTAGTAGCACGGGCAGCAAGAACACCATTGTTGTGGTGGCTGGCAACAAGCTCCGCCTTGATGTGGAGATCACAGGAGAGCCTGTCCCCACTGTGTGCTGGATGAAAGGAGACACT GTGATATCGGAGGCAGAGGGCAGAGTGAGGGTGGAAACCAGGACCACTCTGAGCAGCTTTGTCATTGAGGGGGCGGAGCGGACAGACGAAGGCCAGTACTCCATCATAGTGACCAACCCAGCCGGAGAGGACAGGGCTGAGCTCACCGTCAAGATTGTTG ATGTGCCTAACCCTCCAGAGAACGTCAGATGTATGGGAGTTGGCGAGGACACAGCCACCATTACATGGGATCCCCCCAAATTTGACGGGGGTGCGCCCATCAAAG GCTACCTGATGGAGAGGAAGAAGCAGGGTTCCTCCAGGTGGACCAAGCTGAACTTTGAGGTGTTTGAGTCAACCACGTACGAGGCTAAGAAGATGATTGAGGGTGTTTTTTATGAGATGAGAGTGTTTGCTGTCAACGGGATCGGGATCTCCCAGCCCAGCGGCAACTCAAAGCCCTTCATGCCCATAG cccctacCAGTGAGCCCACTCGTCTGACGGTGGAGGATGTGACAGACAGCACCTGTGCCCTGAAGTGGCGTCCTCCAGAGAGGGTTGGAGCAGGGGGCGTTGACGGGTACATAATCGAGTGGTGCAAAGAAGGAG AGGATAACTGGGTAGAAGCCAATAAGGAGCCAGTGGACAAGAACACGTACCGTGTGAAGGGGCTGCCAACAGGAGAGAAGCTCTTGTTCAGAGTGGTGGCTATGAACATCGCTGGACGCAGCCCCCCCTGCACCATGAAACAGTCTGTCATCATCAGAGAGATCATGG AGTACCCAAAGATCCGCCTGCCTCGCCAGCTAAGAACCAAGTTCATCAGGAAAGTGGGCGAGAAGATCAACCTGGTCATCCCCTTCCAG GGGAAGCCTCGCCCCGTGGTCAACTGGCTGAAAGATGGTGAGCCCCTGGAGAATAAGTCGGTGGGCATCCGCACCAGTGACTTTGACACCATCCTGTTCATCCGCTCGGCAGAAAGGGACCACTCTGGGACGTACACCCTGTCTGTCCAGATAGACAACATGCAGGACAAGGCTGACATACACATCCAGATCGTAG acaagccaGGTCCTCCTATAAATGTGATGGTAACAGATGTGTGGGGTTTCAATGCTGCTCTGGAGTGGAAGCCCCCCAAAGACACAGGCAACACTGATATCACCGGCTACACCATCCAGAAGGCTGACAAGAAGACCCAG ggtTGGTTCACAGTGTACGAGCACAACCGCCGGCCCAGCTGCACAGCGTCTGACCTGGTCATGGGGAACGAGTACTCCTTCCGTGTGTTCAGTGAGAACATCTGTGGCTTGAGCGATGAGGTGGCCTTCAGCAAGAACACTGCCATCATAGGAAAAACAG ATCTGGAGTACAACAAACCAGCCTTCAAAGAGAAGGACATGAGCAGCTCCCCCAAGTTTACAGCTCCCCTAGTGGACAGGGTTGTTGTTGCAGGCTACAGTACTGCCATCAGCTGTGCTGTCCGGGCCTACCCTAAg gCTAAGATAGTGTGGATGAAGAACAAGATGATCATCGGAGAGGATCCTAAATTCTTGATGCAGAACAACCAGGGGGTGTTGACCCTGAACATCAGGAAGCCCGGCCAGTTTGACGGGGGCAAGTACTCCTGTAAGGCCATCAACGACCTGGGGGAGGACGAGGTGGAGTGCAGGCTGGAAGTCCGAG TCTTAAAGGAGAAGAaagaaggagacgaggagaagaaaTGA